The following coding sequences are from one Sulfurimonas crateris window:
- a CDS encoding DNA polymerase III subunit gamma/tau yields the protein MRASSEVLARKYRPKNFDELIGQDTISQTLSLALDANRLSHAYLFSGLRGSGKTSTARIFAKALICETGITHQPCGSCQNCVDSLENRHIDIVEMDGASSRKIDDIRDLIEQTKYKPSSARFKIFIIDEVHMLTKEAFNALLKTLEEPPSYVKFILATTDPLKLPATILSRTQHFRFKSIATNKVVDHLAHILNLEGIKYESDALEILARSGSGSLRDTLTLLDQAIIYSKNHVDVRTVTDMLGLVDPDFISKLFRAVFAKDYAALVEFTKILEEYEAEMVVDELIAYLKERMYAGDALYSTLVLDRFFRILSDSKYLFSINADGSFVLSLIFFKMIEALRIKEVDQMIESLQKEIQRPSISCAAPVLQNSEQTQVEEKKESEPAGEQKAEEPSASINPYAKMFEELIAKLKDRSPELGECFEKSIYFISFENNTLTWESCAKGDCKKVLTHGYSVVKQFVREIFGFETKIKHEPCTKTDDDKQEEQKESAPKEAEAKQYEQSTSMIEDAEMGGSASCVTNCQSSDTTREIDAAEIKDEPMVQKAIELFEAKKMIIQSKI from the coding sequence GTGAGAGCAAGTTCAGAAGTATTAGCAAGAAAATATAGACCAAAAAACTTTGACGAGCTAATAGGTCAAGATACCATTTCTCAAACCCTCTCGCTTGCACTAGATGCCAACAGGCTCTCTCACGCATACCTCTTTTCAGGTCTTAGAGGAAGCGGTAAAACTTCAACCGCCCGCATATTTGCAAAAGCTCTAATCTGTGAGACGGGTATAACCCATCAGCCCTGCGGAAGCTGCCAAAACTGCGTAGACTCTCTTGAGAACCGCCATATCGATATAGTCGAGATGGATGGAGCATCATCGAGAAAAATAGATGACATCAGAGATCTTATAGAACAGACAAAATATAAACCATCAAGTGCTAGATTTAAGATATTTATTATCGATGAAGTGCATATGCTTACAAAAGAGGCGTTTAATGCACTGCTAAAAACGCTTGAAGAGCCGCCCTCTTATGTAAAGTTCATACTTGCTACCACTGATCCTCTAAAACTCCCTGCAACTATACTGAGCCGTACACAGCACTTTAGATTTAAATCAATCGCCACAAATAAAGTTGTTGACCATCTGGCTCACATACTAAATCTTGAGGGCATCAAATATGAGAGCGACGCTCTAGAGATACTAGCAAGAAGCGGAAGCGGAAGCCTAAGAGACACTCTAACACTGCTTGACCAAGCTATAATCTACTCAAAAAACCACGTAGATGTACGCACGGTTACAGATATGCTCGGACTTGTTGATCCAGACTTCATTAGCAAGCTCTTTAGAGCCGTGTTTGCAAAAGATTATGCCGCACTTGTAGAGTTTACGAAGATATTAGAAGAGTATGAAGCTGAGATGGTCGTAGATGAGCTTATTGCCTACCTAAAAGAGAGAATGTACGCAGGCGATGCTCTCTACTCGACTCTTGTTCTTGATAGATTTTTCAGGATACTAAGTGATTCCAAATATCTCTTTAGCATAAATGCCGACGGCTCTTTTGTTCTCTCGCTTATATTTTTCAAGATGATAGAAGCGCTTCGCATAAAAGAGGTAGACCAGATGATAGAATCTCTCCAAAAAGAGATACAAAGGCCATCAATCTCATGCGCCGCACCTGTGCTGCAAAACAGCGAGCAGACTCAAGTTGAAGAGAAAAAAGAGAGTGAGCCTGCAGGCGAACAAAAAGCAGAAGAGCCCTCAGCATCCATAAACCCTTATGCAAAAATGTTTGAAGAGCTAATAGCAAAACTAAAAGACAGAAGTCCCGAACTTGGCGAGTGTTTTGAGAAAAGCATCTACTTTATCTCCTTTGAGAACAACACGCTTACATGGGAGAGCTGTGCGAAGGGTGATTGTAAAAAAGTTCTTACGCACGGATATTCAGTTGTAAAACAGTTTGTCAGAGAGATTTTCGGATTTGAGACAAAAATAAAACATGAGCCCTGCACAAAAACAGACGATGATAAACAAGAGGAGCAAAAAGAGAGCGCTCCAAAAGAGGCAGAAGCCAAGCAGTATGAGCAATCAACCTCGATGATAGAAGATGCTGAGATGGGCGGGAGTGCAAGCTGTGTCACAAACTGTCAAAGCAGCGACACTACCAGAGAGATAGATGCCGCAGAGATCAAAGATGAACCTATGGTCCAAAAGGCGATCGAGCTTTTTGAAGCTAAAAAGATGATTATTCAGTCAAAGATCTAG
- the surE gene encoding 5'/3'-nucleotidase SurE, giving the protein MKKRYRILVTNDDGYEAKGLLSLVEALREIEDVEVTVVAPASEKSACGHSLTIIRPLRFVGVEDNFFKLDDGTPSDCVYLALSTMFVDSKPDLLISGINRGSNMGEDITYSGTAAGAMEGVLHDIPSIAISQVMDFTDPGGDFTLAQETIKKLVLKIKDGSFPLPEREFLNINIPPNIDIEEPKMIITYAGYRLYANDSHLHRNPRGEEYYWLGTHPLNFSARKGQEGVSDYEAIKSGNISITPIQLDMSAYKSISLLKEWIE; this is encoded by the coding sequence ATGAAAAAAAGATACAGAATATTAGTAACAAATGATGACGGATATGAGGCAAAAGGACTTTTGAGCTTAGTTGAAGCCCTTAGAGAGATAGAGGATGTCGAGGTTACGGTGGTTGCACCTGCTAGTGAGAAGTCTGCATGCGGGCACTCGCTTACCATTATTCGTCCCCTTCGTTTTGTGGGCGTTGAGGATAACTTCTTCAAACTTGATGACGGAACTCCGAGTGACTGCGTATATCTCGCGCTCAGTACGATGTTCGTTGATTCCAAGCCGGACTTGCTTATCAGCGGAATTAATCGCGGCTCAAATATGGGTGAGGATATTACCTACTCAGGAACTGCTGCGGGAGCTATGGAGGGTGTCTTGCATGACATCCCATCCATCGCCATATCTCAGGTGATGGACTTTACCGACCCGGGTGGCGATTTTACTCTGGCTCAGGAGACTATTAAAAAGCTTGTTCTCAAGATAAAAGATGGCTCTTTTCCTCTTCCCGAGAGAGAGTTTTTAAATATAAACATCCCTCCAAATATTGATATAGAGGAGCCGAAGATGATTATCACTTATGCAGGGTACAGGCTCTACGCAAACGACTCACATCTGCATAGAAACCCAAGGGGTGAGGAGTACTACTGGCTTGGAACGCATCCGCTTAACTTTTCCGCACGTAAAGGACAGGAGGGTGTGAGCGATTATGAGGCTATAAAATCCGGAAATATATCCATAACGCCGATACA
- a CDS encoding sensor histidine kinase produces MLKIHQIFILKFLLLFATSLLVSSIISYIALKDIIIEHNKNHLKHAIEFMEMDLKSVDDLESFAAEVNEKTSLRVTIIAVDGVVLAESDADKKEMDNHASRFEIMQSNSQDYGYITRYSNTVKADFLYIAKRVIYKDEQIYLRLSMSLEQIMYDFYSLWIKLFFVFMVILILATFISKTMSQKVVYDIEQITNYLDEVSNKNYKAIIKTKYFYEFLQISLLLKNLVKKLSKNERKKSKHMAKLRLMNKQRNDILSALSHEFKNPIAAIIGYAQTIEEDIEMPQNIREKFLGKIGSNAQKISKMLDRLALSVKLENGDLILNKSEFDIGQLCAEIALNLKSKYRDREIRVDAAELSVVSDKTMMELVLDNLVDNALKYSNGDVFITLSENKISIKDSGVGIKEEHLQKVTNKFYRVDRNSWDNSMGLGLAMVSYVLKLLGSSLEISSEFGKGSTFSFSVESMIKS; encoded by the coding sequence GTGCTAAAAATACATCAGATATTTATTTTAAAATTCCTGCTTCTTTTTGCAACATCTCTTCTTGTCTCATCGATCATCAGTTACATCGCGCTAAAAGATATAATAATTGAGCATAATAAAAACCACTTAAAACACGCCATCGAATTTATGGAGATGGATCTGAAAAGTGTAGACGATCTTGAGAGTTTTGCAGCAGAGGTTAATGAAAAAACATCTCTGAGGGTAACTATAATTGCCGTGGATGGAGTGGTTTTAGCTGAGTCGGACGCAGATAAAAAAGAGATGGACAATCACGCTTCAAGATTTGAGATAATGCAGTCTAATTCTCAAGACTACGGATATATAACAAGATATTCAAATACCGTAAAGGCGGATTTTTTATATATCGCCAAACGGGTTATCTACAAAGATGAGCAGATATACCTGAGGCTCTCTATGAGCCTGGAGCAGATAATGTATGATTTTTACTCTCTGTGGATAAAGCTCTTTTTTGTTTTTATGGTGATACTAATCCTTGCTACTTTTATCTCTAAGACCATGAGCCAAAAAGTGGTTTATGATATTGAGCAGATCACAAACTATCTAGATGAGGTCTCAAACAAAAACTATAAAGCCATCATCAAGACAAAATACTTCTATGAATTTTTACAGATTTCATTGCTTCTTAAAAATCTGGTAAAAAAACTTAGTAAAAACGAGAGAAAAAAATCAAAACATATGGCAAAGCTAAGATTGATGAATAAGCAGAGAAACGATATTTTATCTGCACTATCTCACGAGTTCAAAAACCCTATTGCCGCAATTATCGGCTATGCTCAAACGATCGAAGAAGATATCGAAATGCCGCAAAACATCAGAGAGAAGTTTTTGGGCAAAATTGGCTCAAATGCTCAGAAGATATCAAAGATGCTCGACAGGCTCGCTCTCTCGGTCAAGCTTGAAAATGGCGATCTTATACTCAATAAAAGTGAGTTCGATATAGGTCAGTTGTGCGCAGAAATCGCGTTAAACCTAAAGTCAAAATATAGAGACAGAGAGATAAGAGTAGATGCCGCAGAGTTGAGTGTAGTAAGCGATAAGACGATGATGGAGCTTGTTCTTGATAACTTGGTAGATAACGCTCTGAAATACTCAAACGGCGATGTGTTTATAACTCTAAGTGAGAACAAAATATCTATTAAAGATAGCGGTGTGGGTATAAAAGAGGAGCATCTGCAAAAAGTCACAAACAAATTTTACAGAGTAGACAGAAACAGCTGGGATAACTCTATGGGGCTGGGCTTGGCTATGGTGAGTTATGTTTTAAAACTGCTGGGTTCATCTTTGGAGATAAGCTCAGAGTTTGGCAAAGGCTCTACATTTAGCTTTAGCGTTGAGAGTATGATAAAGAGCTAG
- a CDS encoding GGDEF domain-containing protein: MKLELPKKWIRNLKTLDVAFQPIVNIHTGKIFAVEALLRNYKEVGFNSIFELFDEVYEDNLLYSFDLKLRKKALKKLTDVVDYENIKLFYNLDNRLLEMPNFKHGNTGKLLKQYGISKNSICFEISERHEISNSSRMQEVLEHYKSEDFCIAIDDFGVGYSGYKLLYESRPDIIKIDRFFLSDIQKDVKKKLMARSITHLAVQLGIKVIAEGIESKEELLTCRDIGCHFVQGYFIQRPTLEASEILSEYPHILDILSSEKRATESSCKIEAFIDKKPPFTINTEMRSVVEYFQKNPQAETVIIVNSHNEPVGILQENKIKEFIYSPYGRSLLTNNGAKKSKLINLIEACGITEINCNISTIIELFSNNSESIGIILTNNSKYYGFLSARAIISIMNEQNIIHAREQNPLTKLPGNSMIEKLMAEIIESEKTYILCYFDLDNFKAFNDVYGFRNGDRAIILFADILRKNLSLEFFKGHIGGDDFFVAVEADDENEEKYIKTLSKIVKKFEYDARELYSKEDKENGYIISTDRDGNKKKFPLLCVSASLLIVRNGTNKRSADSINTILSIQKKVAKQDSSHISISCLL; the protein is encoded by the coding sequence ATGAAACTAGAACTTCCTAAAAAATGGATACGCAACCTAAAAACTTTAGATGTTGCCTTTCAGCCTATAGTAAATATTCATACCGGAAAGATATTTGCAGTTGAAGCACTCCTTAGAAACTACAAAGAGGTCGGCTTTAACTCTATTTTTGAACTCTTTGATGAAGTATATGAAGACAACCTGCTCTACTCGTTCGACTTAAAGCTCAGGAAAAAAGCTCTTAAAAAGCTCACAGACGTAGTGGACTATGAAAATATAAAACTCTTTTACAACCTAGACAATAGACTTCTTGAGATGCCCAACTTTAAACATGGAAATACAGGCAAACTCTTAAAGCAATACGGTATTTCCAAAAACAGCATCTGTTTTGAGATATCAGAGAGGCATGAGATATCTAACAGTTCAAGGATGCAAGAGGTCTTAGAGCATTATAAAAGCGAGGATTTCTGTATAGCCATTGATGACTTTGGAGTCGGTTATTCAGGCTATAAGCTTCTTTACGAGAGCAGACCCGACATCATAAAAATAGACAGATTTTTCCTAAGCGACATACAAAAAGATGTGAAAAAAAAGCTTATGGCAAGAAGCATCACTCATTTGGCAGTTCAGCTTGGCATAAAAGTGATCGCCGAGGGAATCGAGAGCAAAGAGGAGCTTCTTACCTGCAGAGACATAGGATGCCATTTTGTTCAAGGATATTTTATTCAAAGACCTACTCTTGAGGCATCTGAAATATTAAGCGAATATCCTCATATTTTAGATATCTTAAGCAGTGAAAAAAGAGCTACAGAGAGTAGTTGCAAAATAGAAGCATTTATAGACAAAAAGCCTCCCTTTACTATAAACACCGAGATGAGAAGCGTTGTAGAGTATTTTCAAAAAAACCCTCAAGCGGAGACCGTTATTATAGTAAACTCACATAACGAACCGGTAGGCATTTTGCAAGAGAATAAGATCAAAGAGTTTATCTACTCCCCTTACGGAAGGTCGCTGCTCACAAATAACGGTGCTAAAAAATCAAAGCTGATAAATCTTATAGAGGCGTGCGGGATAACAGAGATAAACTGCAATATATCTACAATTATCGAGCTCTTTTCAAACAACTCAGAATCTATCGGTATCATTCTTACAAACAACTCTAAATATTACGGCTTTTTATCTGCAAGAGCAATAATCTCGATAATGAACGAACAGAACATCATTCACGCAAGAGAGCAGAACCCTCTGACAAAACTTCCCGGAAACTCTATGATAGAAAAACTGATGGCAGAGATCATAGAGAGCGAAAAAACTTATATTTTGTGCTACTTTGATCTAGACAACTTTAAAGCCTTTAATGATGTATACGGCTTTAGAAATGGAGACAGAGCCATCATCCTTTTTGCAGATATTTTAAGAAAAAATCTATCGCTAGAGTTTTTCAAAGGGCATATCGGAGGAGATGATTTTTTTGTAGCAGTTGAAGCAGATGATGAGAATGAGGAAAAGTATATAAAAACACTCTCCAAAATAGTTAAAAAATTTGAATATGACGCAAGAGAACTATACTCAAAAGAGGATAAAGAGAACGGGTATATAATATCAACGGACAGGGATGGAAATAAAAAAAAGTTTCCTCTACTCTGCGTAAGCGCATCACTGCTAATAGTGAGAAACGGCACAAATAAAAGAAGCGCAGATAGTATCAATACTATTTTATCCATTCAAAAAAAAGTTGCAAAACAGGACAGTAGTCATATCTCCATCAGTTGTCTGTTATGA
- the rho gene encoding transcription termination factor Rho gives MSENTPQQPRKNKTTNNSKTRTHNPVKGVSVEDLRVKGIDELTTMAVELNIDNPNELKRQDLIFEILKAQTEQGGFILFMGILEIMQDGYGFIRSIDKSFDESINDAYVSNTQIRRFALRNGDVVTGQVRPPKDQERYYALIKIEAVNGLPPEESKKRPLFENLTPLYATDQIKLEYYEKGLTGRMMDLFAPIGKGQRGLIVAPPRSGKTELLKEIAHGITHNHPEIDLMVLLVDERPEEVTDMERSVKGEVYSSTFDMPAKNHVKVAEMVIEKAKRRVELGRNVVILLDSITRLARAYNTVTPSSGKVLSGGVDANALHKPKRFFGAARNIENGGSLTIIATALVDTGSRMDEVIFEEFKGTGNSEVVLDRKIAERRIFPAIDILKSGTRKDELLIGPEVLQKVFILRQMIHKQENEIEALKFVYSTMGKKATNEEFLESMNTNQ, from the coding sequence ATGAGTGAGAACACTCCACAACAACCCCGCAAAAACAAAACTACTAACAACTCAAAGACAAGAACGCACAATCCGGTAAAAGGTGTAAGCGTTGAAGATCTGCGTGTAAAAGGCATAGATGAGCTTACGACAATGGCTGTTGAACTAAACATCGACAATCCAAATGAGCTAAAGAGACAGGATCTCATCTTTGAGATACTTAAAGCTCAGACAGAACAGGGAGGATTTATCCTCTTTATGGGTATCTTAGAGATCATGCAGGATGGCTACGGTTTTATACGCTCAATTGACAAGAGTTTTGACGAGAGTATAAACGACGCATACGTCTCCAACACTCAGATACGCCGTTTTGCCCTTCGTAACGGTGACGTCGTAACGGGTCAGGTTCGCCCTCCAAAAGACCAAGAGAGATACTACGCACTTATTAAAATAGAGGCCGTAAACGGTCTTCCGCCTGAAGAGAGTAAAAAAAGACCTCTCTTTGAAAACCTCACTCCTCTTTATGCAACAGATCAGATAAAACTAGAATATTATGAAAAAGGTCTAACGGGCCGTATGATGGATCTTTTCGCTCCTATAGGCAAAGGTCAGCGTGGTCTTATCGTCGCACCTCCAAGAAGCGGTAAAACAGAACTTTTAAAAGAGATAGCTCACGGTATCACTCACAACCATCCTGAGATCGATCTAATGGTTCTGCTTGTCGATGAGAGACCTGAAGAGGTAACGGATATGGAGAGAAGCGTAAAAGGCGAGGTTTACAGCTCTACATTTGATATGCCTGCCAAAAACCATGTAAAAGTAGCCGAGATGGTCATAGAGAAGGCAAAAAGACGCGTTGAACTTGGTCGCAATGTAGTTATCCTGCTAGACTCCATCACACGTCTTGCACGTGCTTACAATACTGTAACACCTTCAAGCGGAAAGGTCCTCTCAGGCGGTGTTGACGCAAATGCGCTTCACAAGCCAAAAAGATTTTTTGGAGCGGCTCGTAACATAGAAAACGGCGGAAGCTTAACCATCATCGCAACAGCTCTAGTAGATACTGGAAGCAGAATGGACGAGGTCATCTTTGAAGAGTTCAAAGGAACAGGAAACTCCGAGGTCGTACTTGATAGAAAAATCGCTGAGAGAAGAATATTCCCTGCAATTGATATTCTAAAATCTGGAACAAGAAAAGATGAGCTTCTAATAGGTCCTGAAGTTCTGCAAAAAGTGTTTATCCTTCGTCAGATGATACACAAACAGGAAAATGAGATAGAAGCGCTCAAGTTTGTCTACTCTACAATGGGCAAAAAAGCTACGAACGAAGAGTTCCTTGAAAGTATGAATACCAATCAGTAA
- a CDS encoding ORF6N domain-containing protein, protein MNEPVIEIEKKIFTIRGVQVMVDRDLAELYGVEPKRLGEQVKRNIERFPKEFRFQLTIEEKNELVANCDRFQSLKHSSSLPFAFTEQGVSMLSAVLRSDTAIQTSIQIINSFVKMRSFLSQNADIFTRLELVEKRQMAHEIKIDEKFEKLFDALEDKSIKHKQGILFDGQIYDAYVFVNDLLRSAKSEVLLIDNYIDDTVFTLFSKYQHIKIKIYTGSISKKLHLDFKKYNSQYQNIELQEFKKAHDRFLIIDNTEIYHIGASLKDLGKKWFAFSKFESGALEILERLNNG, encoded by the coding sequence ATGAATGAGCCAGTAATAGAGATAGAAAAGAAAATCTTTACCATTCGCGGCGTGCAAGTGATGGTTGATAGAGATTTGGCTGAACTTTACGGTGTAGAGCCAAAAAGACTGGGAGAGCAAGTCAAAAGAAATATTGAAAGGTTCCCAAAAGAGTTTCGGTTTCAACTGACTATAGAAGAAAAAAATGAACTGGTCGCAAATTGCGACCGGTTTCAATCACTTAAACACTCTTCATCTCTACCATTTGCATTTACAGAGCAAGGCGTCTCTATGCTCTCAGCAGTTCTTAGAAGCGATACAGCCATTCAAACAAGCATCCAGATAATTAATAGTTTTGTCAAAATGAGAAGCTTTCTTTCTCAAAATGCAGATATTTTTACACGCCTTGAGCTAGTAGAAAAAAGACAAATGGCACATGAGATAAAAATAGATGAGAAATTTGAAAAGTTATTTGATGCGCTTGAAGATAAATCTATAAAACACAAACAAGGGATACTTTTTGATGGTCAAATTTACGATGCCTATGTTTTTGTGAACGATTTGCTTCGTAGTGCAAAAAGCGAAGTGTTACTTATAGACAACTACATAGACGACACTGTTTTTACACTCTTTAGTAAATATCAACATATAAAGATAAAAATCTATACCGGGAGTATTTCAAAAAAGTTGCATTTGGATTTTAAAAAATACAACTCCCAATATCAAAACATAGAACTTCAAGAGTTCAAAAAAGCTCATGACAGGTTTTTGATAATAGATAATACAGAGATTTACCACATAGGTGCAAGCCTTAAAGACCTCGGCAAAAAGTGGTTTGCTTTTTCAAAGTTTGAGAGTGGAGCCTTGGAGATTTTAGAGAGACTGAATAATGGATGA
- the murI gene encoding glutamate racemase yields MKVGVFDSGIGGLTVVKSLLEHRLFEEIIYFGDTARVPYGIKDKTTIIRYAIEAVEFFKNFELDMIIVACNTVSAHALDEMRDVSSCPVIGVVEAGILATANALKSKDANILILGTKATINSKAYEIGLRAEGFNNLQAKATGLFVPMVEEEIYEGEVLEATFRHYFKEILLPDAIILGCTHFPLISKSLQDHFSKKSILIHSGDAIVEYLEREFDFSKKYDEPKLEFFASESPESLRNIAKKWLLI; encoded by the coding sequence GTGAAGGTCGGAGTATTTGACAGCGGCATCGGCGGCTTAACTGTTGTAAAATCACTGCTTGAGCATCGTCTTTTTGAAGAGATCATCTACTTTGGTGACACTGCCAGAGTCCCTTACGGTATAAAAGATAAGACTACCATTATACGCTACGCAATAGAGGCCGTAGAGTTTTTCAAAAACTTTGAACTAGATATGATAATCGTCGCGTGTAATACGGTGAGCGCACATGCGCTTGATGAGATGAGAGATGTGTCTTCATGCCCTGTTATAGGTGTTGTTGAAGCCGGTATCTTGGCAACGGCAAATGCGCTTAAGAGCAAAGATGCAAATATTCTAATCCTTGGAACGAAAGCTACAATAAACTCTAAGGCTTATGAGATCGGATTAAGAGCAGAGGGTTTTAACAATCTTCAGGCAAAGGCGACGGGACTTTTTGTTCCTATGGTTGAAGAGGAGATCTATGAGGGCGAAGTTTTAGAGGCTACTTTTAGACACTATTTTAAAGAGATATTATTGCCAGATGCAATAATACTGGGCTGCACTCACTTTCCTCTTATCTCAAAATCTCTGCAAGATCACTTCAGCAAAAAAAGCATACTTATCCACTCGGGAGACGCAATAGTCGAATATCTTGAGAGAGAGTTTGATTTTAGTAAAAAATATGATGAGCCAAAGTTAGAGTTTTTTGCTTCTGAGAGCCCTGAATCGCTTAGAAATATAGCCAAAAAATGGCTTCTTATTTAG
- a CDS encoding response regulator transcription factor: MSAKIVVVEDEEDILELIEYNLQKEGYEVIGFLNTKSVEQMLVEEDIDLLIMDRNLPGVEGSEFVQTLRKRGFATPVIYLSAKNADSEIEEGFIRGGDDYITKPFNMKELLLRIKAVLRRTSKKVEEGILSHRDLLLDKSSRTLTVEGKKTDVTKLEFNLLSEFIINKNSVLDRDYLLENVWGDGEEYQYRTVNVAINRLKEKIDPDKTKNYIETVRGVGYKLC; the protein is encoded by the coding sequence ATGAGTGCAAAAATCGTCGTAGTGGAAGATGAAGAGGATATTCTAGAGCTCATTGAGTACAATCTGCAAAAAGAGGGTTATGAGGTCATCGGCTTTTTAAACACAAAAAGTGTCGAGCAGATGCTTGTCGAAGAGGATATTGATCTTCTTATTATGGATAGAAATCTCCCCGGTGTAGAGGGGAGCGAATTTGTGCAAACCCTTAGAAAAAGGGGATTTGCTACGCCTGTGATATATCTAAGTGCGAAAAATGCGGATTCTGAGATAGAAGAGGGTTTTATAAGAGGCGGAGACGACTACATAACAAAACCTTTCAATATGAAAGAGCTTCTTCTTCGCATAAAAGCAGTTTTAAGAAGAACCTCAAAAAAGGTCGAAGAGGGGATACTCTCGCACAGAGACCTGCTGCTCGATAAAAGTTCAAGGACTCTCACAGTTGAAGGCAAAAAAACTGATGTCACAAAACTTGAGTTCAATCTCTTAAGCGAGTTCATCATCAACAAAAACAGTGTGCTTGACCGTGACTATCTTCTGGAAAATGTCTGGGGAGACGGAGAAGAGTACCAGTACAGAACCGTCAATGTAGCCATAAACAGGCTAAAAGAGAAGATAGACCCAGATAAAACGAAAAACTACATAGAAACTGTCCGCGGAGTAGGGTACAAGCTGTGCTAA
- a CDS encoding TIGR00282 family metallophosphoesterase, translated as MRIAFIGDIVGSPGRDMLKSHLPKVRAEYGVDFVIANYENASHGFGLTLKNANEIVGYGVDCMSGGNHTWDKKEVEALFDTHEILRPHNYPDEVNGTGCKVYEIGTEKLAVLNLMGHYAMPYTDNAFRCAKESVEVLHESGVKNIFIDFHAEATSEKRAMMMLLQGKVSAIIGTHTHVSTDDFQIANGTAYMTDMGLTGCRDNVIGMDEKVPLKQFLTGMRGHFDIPKKCKKIMQIAIMDFSEGRCESAFKLKIFDDGEVLRSDAWIEK; from the coding sequence TTGAGAATAGCATTCATTGGAGATATAGTAGGAAGTCCTGGTAGAGATATGTTAAAGAGCCACTTGCCGAAAGTTAGGGCGGAGTATGGAGTAGACTTTGTCATTGCAAACTATGAGAATGCTTCCCACGGTTTCGGACTAACCCTTAAAAATGCCAACGAGATCGTAGGTTACGGTGTGGACTGTATGAGCGGCGGAAATCACACGTGGGATAAAAAAGAGGTTGAAGCACTCTTTGATACTCACGAGATACTAAGACCTCACAACTATCCGGATGAGGTAAACGGAACAGGCTGTAAGGTTTATGAAATTGGCACAGAGAAACTGGCTGTTCTTAACCTTATGGGGCACTACGCTATGCCATATACCGACAACGCTTTTAGATGTGCAAAAGAGAGTGTGGAAGTATTGCATGAGAGTGGAGTGAAAAATATTTTTATAGATTTTCATGCGGAAGCAACAAGTGAAAAAAGAGCAATGATGATGCTTCTTCAAGGAAAAGTGAGCGCGATAATCGGAACACATACACATGTCTCTACAGATGATTTTCAAATAGCAAATGGCACCGCATATATGACCGATATGGGGCTTACCGGATGCAGGGATAATGTCATCGGGATGGATGAGAAAGTGCCTCTAAAGCAGTTTCTTACAGGTATGAGAGGGCATTTTGATATTCCAAAAAAGTGTAAAAAGATAATGCAGATAGCTATAATGGATTTTAGTGAGGGCAGATGTGAGAGCGCATTTAAACTTAAGATATTTGACGATGGCGAGGTCTTGAGAAGTGATGCATGGATAGAGAAGTAG